Proteins from one Stenotrophomonas aracearum genomic window:
- the gluQRS gene encoding tRNA glutamyl-Q(34) synthetase GluQRS, with protein MSMTAYRGRFAPSPTGPLHAGSLLAAFGSWLLARHAGGRWAVRIEDIDPPRTVPGAIDQQLTALAAFGLASDDPIVHQSQRDALYQAALDRLLAEDKAFPCHCSRTDLADQHGIHHYCVGRTERARPAIRLRVPPGSLITFQDGLRGPIQQDVHAEVGDFVLRRADGYWAYQLAVVVDDADQRITDVVRGADLLDSTARQILLQQALGLPTPHYLHLPLLLEPDGHKLSKSDAARPVDPHAPVPALQQAWAQLGQDTAVLAQVSDVPALLDRARAGFDPARLPPGDIRLAADPA; from the coding sequence ATGTCCATGACTGCCTACCGAGGGCGTTTCGCCCCCTCCCCCACCGGCCCCCTCCACGCCGGCTCTTTGCTGGCCGCCTTCGGCAGCTGGCTGCTCGCCCGCCATGCCGGCGGCCGCTGGGCCGTCCGCATTGAAGACATCGATCCACCCCGCACCGTCCCCGGCGCCATCGACCAGCAACTGACTGCACTTGCCGCGTTCGGGCTGGCCAGCGACGACCCCATCGTCCACCAGAGCCAGCGTGATGCCCTGTACCAGGCCGCCCTGGACCGGCTGCTGGCCGAGGACAAGGCCTTCCCCTGTCACTGCAGCCGCACCGACCTGGCCGACCAGCACGGCATCCACCATTACTGCGTTGGACGTACGGAGCGGGCCCGACCGGCCATCCGCCTGCGCGTCCCGCCCGGCAGCCTCATCACCTTCCAGGACGGCCTGCGCGGCCCGATCCAGCAGGACGTGCATGCCGAGGTCGGCGACTTCGTCCTGCGCCGCGCCGACGGTTACTGGGCCTACCAGCTCGCCGTCGTCGTCGACGACGCCGACCAGCGCATTACCGACGTCGTGCGCGGCGCAGACCTGCTCGACTCCACCGCCCGCCAGATCCTGCTCCAGCAGGCCCTCGGCCTGCCCACCCCGCACTACCTGCACCTGCCCCTGCTGCTCGAGCCCGACGGCCACAAGCTGTCCAAATCCGACGCCGCCCGCCCGGTCGACCCGCACGCCCCGGTGCCCGCCCTCCAGCAGGCCTGGGCACAGCTCGGCCAGGACACCGCCGTGCTGGCCCAGGTTTCCGACGTCCCCGCGCTGCTCGACCGGGCCCGCGCCGGCTTCGATCCCGCGCGTTTGCCACCGGGCGACATCCGACTCGCCGCAGACCCGGCCTGA
- the phaR gene encoding polyhydroxyalkanoate synthesis repressor PhaR, translating to MAANRIIKKYPNRRLYDTEISSYITIEDVRQLILDGEDFEVRDAKSGDDLTRSVLLQIIADQEQDGEPMLSTQLLSQLIRFYGDSLQGFMGNYLERSMQVFLDQQQQFRQQMGNLLGQTPWAMMNQLTERNLELWQDFQRNMGGGFGPRPPGTSTGTGTGTGKPEAPATGKTRR from the coding sequence ATGGCTGCGAACCGCATCATCAAGAAGTATCCCAACCGCCGTCTCTACGACACCGAAATTTCCAGCTACATCACCATCGAGGATGTGCGCCAGCTGATCCTGGACGGTGAAGACTTCGAGGTCCGTGACGCCAAGAGCGGCGACGACCTGACCCGTTCCGTCCTGCTGCAGATCATTGCCGACCAGGAACAGGACGGCGAGCCGATGCTCTCCACCCAGCTGCTCAGCCAGCTGATCCGCTTCTATGGCGACTCCCTGCAGGGCTTCATGGGCAACTACCTGGAGCGCAGCATGCAGGTGTTCCTGGACCAGCAGCAGCAGTTCCGCCAGCAGATGGGCAACCTGCTCGGCCAGACACCGTGGGCGATGATGAACCAGCTCACCGAACGCAACCTCGAACTCTGGCAGGATTTCCAGCGCAACATGGGCGGCGGCTTCGGCCCGCGCCCGCCGGGCACCTCCACAGGGACCGGCACCGGCACCGGCAAGCCCGAGGCCCCGGCCACCGGCAAGACCCGCCGCTGA
- a CDS encoding beta-ketoacyl-ACP reductase codes for MTSRVALVTGGTGGIGSAICQRLADQGHRVATNYRDEAKALAWRDRMLAQGHDVAIFPGDVSEPESAEQLVRAVEAALGPVEILVNNAGITRDTTFHRMRADQWHDVINTNLNSVFNVTRPVIEGMRRRGWGRVIQISSINGLKGQYGQANYAAAKAGMHGFTISLARENAGFGITVNTISPGYVATDMVMAVPDEVRAKIIADIPTGRLGKPEEIAYAVAFLVAEEAAWITGSNLDINGGHHMGW; via the coding sequence ATGACATCTCGCGTCGCACTGGTCACCGGTGGTACCGGCGGTATCGGTTCCGCCATCTGCCAACGTCTGGCCGACCAGGGCCATCGGGTTGCCACCAACTACCGCGACGAAGCCAAGGCCCTGGCCTGGCGCGACCGCATGCTGGCGCAGGGTCATGACGTCGCCATCTTCCCCGGCGACGTCTCCGAGCCCGAATCGGCCGAACAGCTCGTACGCGCCGTCGAAGCCGCGCTCGGCCCGGTCGAGATCCTGGTCAACAACGCCGGCATCACCCGTGACACCACCTTCCACCGCATGCGCGCCGACCAGTGGCATGACGTGATCAACACCAACCTCAACTCGGTGTTCAACGTCACCCGCCCGGTCATCGAAGGCATGCGCCGCCGCGGCTGGGGCCGCGTGATCCAGATCAGCTCCATCAACGGCCTCAAGGGCCAGTACGGCCAGGCCAACTACGCCGCCGCCAAGGCCGGCATGCACGGCTTCACCATCTCGCTGGCACGCGAGAATGCCGGCTTCGGCATCACCGTCAACACCATCTCCCCCGGCTACGTCGCCACCGACATGGTCATGGCCGTGCCCGACGAAGTCCGCGCCAAGATCATCGCCGACATCCCCACCGGCCGCCTCGGCAAGCCCGAGGAAATCGCGTACGCAGTCGCTTTCCTGGTCGCCGAAGAAGCCGCCTGGATCACCGGTTCGAATCTCGACATCAACGGCGGCCACCATATGGGTTGGTAA
- a CDS encoding inositol monophosphatase family protein: MQKPAVTVMVKAARLAGNVLLRNINKLEALNVVQKGRMDYASEVDADAEKVIVKELKRAYPDYGIMGEEGGVQAVNRYMWVIDPLDGTSNYLRGFPHYCVSIALVENGEPIDAVIFDPLRNELFTASRGAGAVLNDRRIRVADRKDLSGAMIHTGFAPRERNRTSAQLKAVDALLVQAEDVRRTGSAALDLAYVACGRADAYFEAGVKAWDIAAGVLLVREAGGRVCDFKGATPARMDSRGPETQQIVAGNVKNSEILQKVLVNTGYAAEFDAKF; this comes from the coding sequence ATGCAGAAACCCGCCGTCACCGTCATGGTCAAGGCCGCCCGCCTCGCCGGCAACGTCCTGTTGCGCAACATCAACAAGCTGGAGGCGTTGAACGTCGTGCAGAAGGGGCGCATGGACTACGCCAGTGAAGTCGATGCAGATGCGGAAAAGGTGATCGTCAAGGAACTCAAGCGCGCCTACCCGGACTACGGGATCATGGGCGAAGAAGGTGGCGTGCAGGCCGTGAACCGGTACATGTGGGTGATCGACCCGCTGGACGGCACCAGCAACTACCTGCGCGGCTTCCCGCATTACTGTGTGTCGATCGCGCTGGTGGAAAACGGCGAGCCGATCGATGCGGTGATTTTCGATCCGCTCCGCAATGAACTGTTCACCGCCAGCCGTGGCGCCGGTGCCGTGCTCAACGACCGCCGCATCCGCGTGGCCGACCGCAAGGACCTGTCCGGCGCGATGATCCACACCGGCTTCGCCCCGCGCGAGCGCAACCGCACCAGCGCCCAGCTGAAGGCGGTCGACGCGCTGCTGGTGCAGGCCGAAGACGTGCGCCGCACCGGGTCGGCGGCGCTGGACCTGGCCTACGTGGCCTGCGGCCGTGCCGACGCCTACTTCGAAGCCGGCGTGAAGGCATGGGACATCGCCGCCGGCGTACTGCTGGTCCGCGAAGCCGGCGGCCGCGTCTGCGACTTCAAGGGCGCCACCCCGGCCCGCATGGACAGCCGCGGCCCGGAAACCCAGCAGATCGTCGCCGGCAACGTGAAGAACAGCGAGATCCTGCAGAAGGTCCTGGTCAACACCGGGTATGCCGCAGAGTTCGACGCGAAGTTCTGA
- a CDS encoding phosphate/phosphite/phosphonate ABC transporter substrate-binding protein: MGLPVLRWLLQGGLLCLGIVAMTGTATAGPDNVLVLGRISDNPKSHYAQLQPLLDYVVPRMRDVGITEGRILMAPDAQQMASYLRRGRVDWVTETAGTAVALGLRSGAQPLLLTERSGVRDYQTVFFVRRESPITSLADLKGHTLALQNVASTSAYLVPVMTLLQNGLTPEILLSARDAAAPDTVGYVFARSEANIATYVHKGVVDAGAVSSVDWTDEHRIPATFRRDFRVILRTEPYPRAVEVVRSGLDPKVRDRLQQVLLDAASDPQAQDALEKFFGTSGFHRVDAQMQHRLDELKQGLTRVRMEVE; this comes from the coding sequence ATGGGATTGCCGGTACTGCGATGGCTGTTGCAGGGAGGTCTGCTGTGTCTGGGCATCGTTGCGATGACCGGAACCGCGACCGCCGGCCCTGACAACGTCCTCGTACTGGGCCGGATCAGCGACAATCCCAAGTCACACTATGCGCAACTGCAACCCCTGCTCGACTACGTCGTCCCCCGCATGCGCGACGTCGGCATCACCGAAGGCCGCATCCTGATGGCACCGGATGCGCAGCAGATGGCCAGCTACCTGCGCCGTGGCCGGGTCGACTGGGTCACGGAGACCGCTGGCACCGCCGTAGCGCTGGGCCTGCGCAGCGGCGCCCAGCCCCTGCTGCTGACCGAACGCAGCGGCGTACGCGACTACCAGACCGTGTTCTTCGTGCGCCGCGAGAGTCCGATCACCTCGCTGGCCGACCTCAAGGGCCACACCCTGGCCCTGCAGAACGTGGCCTCCACCAGCGCCTACCTGGTGCCGGTGATGACCCTGTTGCAGAACGGACTGACCCCGGAGATCCTGTTGTCCGCGCGCGACGCGGCCGCACCGGACACCGTGGGCTACGTGTTCGCGCGCTCGGAGGCGAACATCGCCACCTACGTGCACAAGGGAGTGGTCGACGCCGGTGCCGTGAGCAGCGTCGACTGGACGGACGAACACCGCATCCCGGCCACGTTCCGGCGGGATTTCCGGGTCATCCTCCGCACCGAGCCGTACCCGCGTGCGGTGGAAGTGGTGCGTTCGGGGCTGGACCCGAAGGTGCGCGACCGGTTGCAGCAGGTGTTGCTGGATGCCGCCTCGGATCCGCAGGCGCAGGACGCGCTGGAAAAGTTTTTTGGTACGTCCGGGTTCCATCGGGTCGATGCGCAGATGCAGCACCGTTTGGATGAATTGAAACAGGGTCTTACACGCGTGCGGATGGAAGTGGAATGA
- a CDS encoding TraB/GumN family protein, which translates to MMLKRLAAPLLLATGLLLGTAASAEPATPPAASTAPVPLLWKVTGPGDSRLYLLGSFHLLRAEDYPLAADVDQAFAASKRVVFELSPQDMQSPDLTRKMLQAAMRTDGSELKRDLDAATWTKLQKYAADNKLPLAQLQGMKPWFVGLTITLSQFTKMGLDPELGLDRHFMARAADAGKPTSGLEDIDTQVAVLSGMSLQEQQQMVAEALDQADQADAEGRKLHDAWRRGDDKLLWTSMAAEMRGEYPQLYKRINTDCNDAWVPKLEQQLKAGQGGTLVVVGTLHLLGEDGVVEKLRARGYQVERVCSGCAKPKTKR; encoded by the coding sequence ATGATGTTGAAGCGACTGGCGGCGCCGCTGCTGCTTGCCACCGGCCTGCTGCTGGGCACTGCGGCCAGTGCCGAGCCTGCCACGCCCCCGGCCGCGTCGACCGCGCCGGTGCCGCTGCTGTGGAAGGTGACCGGGCCAGGCGACAGCCGCCTGTACCTGCTGGGTTCATTCCACCTGCTGCGCGCCGAGGACTATCCGCTGGCGGCCGACGTGGACCAGGCCTTCGCGGCGTCGAAGCGGGTGGTGTTCGAGCTCTCGCCGCAGGACATGCAGTCGCCGGACCTGACCCGCAAGATGCTGCAGGCGGCGATGCGTACCGATGGCAGCGAGCTGAAGCGCGACCTGGACGCGGCAACCTGGACCAAGCTGCAGAAGTACGCGGCCGACAACAAACTGCCGCTGGCCCAGCTGCAGGGCATGAAGCCGTGGTTCGTGGGCTTGACCATCACGCTGTCGCAGTTCACCAAGATGGGGCTGGACCCGGAACTGGGCCTGGACCGCCATTTCATGGCCCGCGCCGCGGACGCCGGCAAGCCGACCAGTGGACTGGAAGACATCGACACCCAGGTGGCGGTGCTGTCGGGCATGTCGCTGCAGGAACAGCAGCAGATGGTGGCCGAGGCGCTGGACCAGGCCGACCAGGCCGACGCGGAAGGCCGCAAGCTGCATGATGCGTGGCGTCGTGGCGACGACAAGCTGCTGTGGACCTCGATGGCTGCGGAGATGCGCGGCGAGTATCCGCAGTTGTACAAGCGCATCAACACCGACTGCAACGACGCCTGGGTGCCCAAGCTGGAGCAGCAGCTCAAGGCCGGGCAGGGCGGCACGCTGGTGGTGGTGGGCACGCTGCACCTGCTGGGCGAGGACGGCGTGGTCGAAAAGCTGCGCGCCCGGGGCTACCAGGTGGAGCGGGTCTGCAGCGGCTGTGCCAAGCCCAAGACCAAGCGCTGA
- the htpX gene encoding protease HtpX, with product MFSRIALFLATNFAVLLLASLVMRLLGVNPTQMSGLLVFGAILGFGGSLISLLMSKWMAKRSTGAVVIKEPRNQTERWLLATVERQAREAGIGMPEVAVYDGPEINAFATGANRNNALVAVSTGLLHNMSEDEAEAVLGHEIAHVANGDMITMALLQGVLNTFVIVAARIVGGIVDSALSGNREGGGRGFAYFIIVFLLEMVFGLFATMIAMWFSRHREFRADAGGAHLAGRQKMIAALERLKLNHGQSTLPTQIAAFGIAGSTAKKLFLSHPPLEERIAALKAASSTVA from the coding sequence ATGTTCAGCCGTATTGCACTCTTCCTCGCCACCAACTTTGCTGTGCTGCTCCTGGCCAGCCTGGTGATGCGACTGTTGGGCGTCAATCCCACCCAGATGAGCGGTCTGCTGGTGTTCGGCGCGATCCTGGGCTTCGGCGGTTCGCTGATCTCGCTGCTGATGTCGAAGTGGATGGCCAAGCGCTCGACGGGCGCGGTGGTGATCAAGGAGCCGCGCAACCAGACCGAGCGTTGGCTGCTGGCGACGGTGGAGCGTCAGGCGCGCGAGGCGGGCATCGGGATGCCGGAAGTGGCGGTCTATGACGGTCCGGAAATCAATGCATTCGCGACCGGTGCGAACCGCAACAATGCGCTGGTGGCGGTGTCTACGGGCCTGCTGCACAACATGAGCGAGGACGAGGCCGAGGCGGTGTTGGGCCACGAGATCGCGCACGTGGCCAATGGCGACATGATCACGATGGCGCTGCTGCAGGGCGTGTTGAACACGTTCGTGATCGTGGCGGCGCGCATTGTGGGCGGCATCGTGGACAGCGCGTTGTCGGGTAACCGCGAGGGCGGTGGTCGTGGCTTCGCGTACTTCATCATCGTGTTCCTGCTGGAAATGGTGTTCGGCCTGTTCGCCACCATGATCGCCATGTGGTTCTCGCGCCACCGCGAATTCCGCGCAGACGCCGGCGGTGCGCATCTTGCTGGCCGCCAGAAGATGATCGCGGCGCTGGAGCGCCTGAAGCTCAACCACGGCCAAAGCACGCTGCCGACCCAGATCGCGGCGTTCGGTATTGCCGGTTCCACCGCCAAGAAGCTCTTCCTGAGCCACCCGCCGCTGGAAGAGCGCATTGCTGCGCTGAAGGCCGCGAGCAGCACTGTGGCGTAA
- a CDS encoding EAL domain-containing protein, translating to MRPLGSGMQSRFVLAMGGAMVVVVAIVAVVLGRQAAMQDEVKSLSGSVIHELFDRSVRSRGEALARELSDALANPLYYNDLAQVGALVRNTSRQQVVRYVLVFDEDGKLIHDGSTEVIDFGKSMQDPLAPGAVAARKLVVQESPKVLDNAMPIMVGNQRIGGVRVGMALDDVQAMEQRANTTLGERLQQVGKRHLGWLLLMLGLLLVIGAMVIVYVQRTLVAPIRGLAAAARQIEAGDYRPQLSHNSRQDEVGELVRAFGRMSEAIARHDREVRHMAYTDALTGLTNRLAFREALDHRLMAARASGHRLGLLFADMDDFKRVNDTLGHEAGDEALLQFAQRISAAVAQAGGDEALLARFGGDEFVILIGDGDVAAGARQLAELLVRELSKPLVVQGRELFLGTSIGVTLFPDDAADATTLLKNGDIAMYQAKVAGKNCYRYYSRAMDHAVERRVHMEQELRGAWERGELRLVYQPIFRTRDRRMVGVEVLLRWQHPTLGTIPPSVFIEVAEQSGLIEVIGPKVLRAACMEAVQWPHSVDGEGMFVSVNVSPRQLRGGELPALVADCLRDTGLPASRLHLELTETAVIGDEMLAAALLDKLHRTGVKVWLDDFGTGFSGLSHLRQVPVDGVKIDKSFVADMQRDPDDLALTTAIIAMAHALGITVVAEGIEQEVQFDLLSQRGCDLAQGYWLSVPITATEVVEMIESGR from the coding sequence ATGAGGCCGTTGGGTTCCGGAATGCAGTCCCGTTTCGTGTTGGCGATGGGCGGGGCGATGGTGGTGGTGGTGGCGATCGTGGCCGTGGTGCTGGGGCGCCAGGCGGCGATGCAGGATGAGGTCAAGAGCCTCAGCGGCAGCGTCATCCATGAGCTGTTCGACCGCAGCGTGCGCAGCCGGGGCGAGGCCCTGGCGCGCGAGCTGTCCGACGCGCTGGCCAATCCGCTCTATTACAACGACCTGGCCCAGGTCGGTGCGCTGGTGCGCAACACCTCGCGGCAGCAGGTGGTGCGCTACGTGCTGGTGTTCGACGAAGACGGCAAGCTGATCCACGACGGCAGCACCGAAGTGATCGACTTCGGCAAGTCCATGCAGGACCCGCTGGCACCCGGTGCGGTGGCCGCGCGCAAGCTGGTGGTGCAGGAATCGCCCAAGGTGCTCGACAACGCCATGCCGATCATGGTCGGCAACCAGCGCATCGGCGGGGTCCGCGTCGGCATGGCGCTGGACGACGTGCAGGCGATGGAGCAGCGCGCCAACACCACCCTGGGTGAGCGCCTGCAGCAGGTCGGCAAGCGCCACCTGGGCTGGCTGCTGCTGATGCTCGGGCTGCTGCTGGTGATCGGTGCGATGGTCATCGTCTACGTGCAGCGCACCCTGGTCGCGCCGATCCGTGGCCTGGCCGCGGCGGCGCGCCAGATCGAGGCCGGCGACTACCGCCCGCAGCTCAGCCACAACAGCCGCCAGGATGAAGTGGGCGAGCTGGTCCGCGCGTTCGGCCGGATGAGCGAGGCGATTGCCCGGCATGACCGCGAAGTGCGGCACATGGCCTACACCGACGCCCTGACCGGGCTGACCAACCGGCTGGCGTTCCGCGAGGCGCTGGACCACCGGCTGATGGCCGCGCGTGCCTCCGGGCACCGCCTCGGCCTGCTGTTCGCGGACATGGACGACTTCAAGCGGGTCAACGACACGTTGGGCCACGAGGCCGGCGACGAAGCGCTGCTGCAGTTCGCGCAGCGCATCAGTGCTGCGGTGGCGCAGGCCGGGGGCGATGAAGCGCTGCTGGCGCGGTTTGGTGGCGACGAGTTCGTGATCCTGATCGGCGACGGCGACGTTGCCGCCGGGGCACGCCAGCTGGCCGAACTGCTGGTGCGCGAGCTCAGCAAGCCGCTGGTGGTGCAGGGCAGGGAGCTGTTCCTGGGCACCTCGATCGGCGTGACCCTGTTCCCCGACGATGCCGCCGATGCGACCACCCTGCTGAAGAATGGCGACATCGCCATGTACCAGGCCAAGGTCGCCGGCAAGAACTGTTACCGCTACTACAGCCGGGCTATGGACCACGCGGTGGAGCGCCGCGTGCACATGGAGCAGGAACTGCGCGGCGCGTGGGAGCGCGGCGAGCTGCGCCTGGTCTACCAGCCGATCTTCCGCACCCGCGACCGCCGCATGGTCGGGGTGGAAGTACTGCTGCGCTGGCAGCACCCGACCCTGGGCACCATTCCGCCGTCGGTGTTCATCGAAGTGGCCGAGCAAAGCGGCCTGATCGAAGTGATCGGGCCCAAGGTGCTGCGCGCGGCGTGCATGGAGGCCGTGCAGTGGCCGCATTCGGTCGACGGCGAAGGCATGTTCGTCTCGGTCAACGTGTCGCCGCGCCAGCTGCGCGGTGGCGAATTGCCCGCGCTGGTGGCCGACTGCCTGCGCGACACCGGCCTACCGGCCTCGCGCCTGCACCTGGAGCTGACCGAAACGGCGGTGATCGGCGATGAAATGCTGGCCGCAGCACTGCTGGACAAGCTGCACCGCACCGGCGTGAAGGTCTGGCTGGACGACTTCGGCACCGGCTTCTCCGGCCTGAGCCACCTGCGCCAGGTGCCGGTGGACGGGGTCAAGATCGACAAGAGCTTCGTCGCCGACATGCAGCGCGACCCCGACGACCTGGCCCTGACCACGGCGATCATCGCCATGGCGCATGCATTGGGCATCACGGTCGTGGCCGAAGGCATCGAACAGGAAGTGCAGTTCGACCTGCTGAGCCAGCGCGGCTGCGACCTGGCGCAGGGCTATTGGCTGAGCGTGCCGATCACCGCCACCGAGGTCGTGGAGATGATTGAATCCGGGCGGTGA
- a CDS encoding DUF1684 domain-containing protein: MRIWGWGLGAALLALGLAGCGDKEAAPVKAAVDPAFAAEQQQWRLQRYNELHAPDGWTSLVGLHWLEHKAHYIGSGPGSGIRLAVGPAKLGMVARNGDTVTFTPERGVALSVDGKPLTGRIRFYSDRDAAPTKIAFDDGKGQLSLIHRGERFALRVKHADAYSRSGFTGLDYWPGGPDWRVKARFVPHPVGKTLPIVDITGLTTDMPNAGALEFERDGKTWRLEALGEPGRELFVIFGDRTSGHGSYPAGRYLDLPPPDASGNLVIDFNHAYNPPCAFTPFATCPLTPPENRLDLPVEAGEKAYHPPQGGA, from the coding sequence ATGCGTATCTGGGGATGGGGACTTGGCGCGGCACTGCTGGCGCTGGGCCTGGCAGGCTGCGGCGACAAGGAGGCTGCGCCGGTCAAGGCGGCGGTGGATCCGGCGTTCGCGGCCGAACAGCAGCAATGGCGCCTGCAGCGCTACAACGAACTGCACGCGCCCGATGGCTGGACCAGCCTGGTGGGCCTGCATTGGCTGGAACACAAGGCGCATTACATCGGCAGCGGCCCCGGCAGCGGCATCCGCCTGGCGGTGGGTCCGGCCAAGCTGGGCATGGTGGCGCGCAATGGCGACACGGTCACCTTTACGCCTGAGCGTGGCGTGGCGCTGAGCGTGGACGGCAAGCCGTTGACCGGTCGCATCCGCTTCTACAGCGACCGCGACGCTGCGCCTACGAAGATCGCCTTCGACGACGGCAAGGGCCAGCTCAGCCTGATCCATCGCGGCGAGCGCTTCGCGCTGCGCGTGAAGCACGCCGATGCGTACTCGCGCAGCGGCTTCACCGGCCTGGACTACTGGCCGGGCGGTCCGGACTGGCGGGTCAAGGCGCGCTTCGTGCCGCACCCGGTGGGCAAGACCCTGCCGATCGTGGATATCACCGGGCTCACCACCGACATGCCCAACGCGGGTGCGCTGGAGTTCGAGCGCGACGGAAAGACCTGGCGGCTGGAAGCGCTGGGCGAGCCGGGCCGCGAGCTGTTCGTGATCTTCGGCGACCGCACCAGCGGCCACGGCAGCTATCCGGCCGGGCGCTACCTGGACCTGCCGCCGCCGGACGCCAGCGGCAACCTGGTGATCGATTTCAACCATGCCTACAACCCGCCATGTGCGTTCACGCCGTTCGCCACGTGCCCGCTGACGCCGCCGGAAAACCGCCTGGACCTGCCGGTCGAGGCGGGCGAAAAGGCCTATCACCCGCCCCAGGGAGGGGCTTGA
- a CDS encoding RNA methyltransferase codes for MSAHSVQSRIRFVLVGTQHPGNMGAAARAMKTMGLGRLVLVAPEKPLDEEAFRRSAGAEDVLGDAPVVATLAEAVADCRLVLGCTARARRVQLEELLPAVAAQRGLAKAAEEEGEVAFVFGRERTGLTNEELQLCHLAVHIPSNPEFSSLNLAAAVQVLAYELRMASLGGIEAAAPADPEHREQPASHAQVEGLFGQLGQTLDEIDFHKGRAPDSAMRKLRRLFLRSELSEQEVRLLRGILADAQRMARLANAKPE; via the coding sequence ATGTCCGCACATTCCGTTCAATCCCGCATCCGATTCGTCCTCGTGGGCACCCAGCACCCCGGCAACATGGGCGCCGCCGCCCGTGCCATGAAGACCATGGGACTGGGCCGGCTGGTGCTGGTCGCGCCTGAAAAACCGCTGGACGAAGAGGCCTTCCGCCGCTCGGCCGGCGCCGAGGACGTGCTCGGCGACGCCCCCGTGGTCGCCACACTGGCCGAAGCCGTGGCTGACTGCCGGCTGGTGCTGGGCTGCACCGCGCGTGCCCGTCGGGTCCAGCTGGAGGAACTGCTGCCGGCCGTGGCCGCCCAGCGCGGCCTGGCCAAGGCCGCCGAAGAAGAAGGCGAGGTGGCCTTCGTGTTTGGCCGCGAGCGCACCGGCCTGACCAACGAGGAACTGCAGCTGTGCCACCTGGCCGTGCACATTCCCTCCAACCCCGAGTTCAGCTCGCTGAACCTGGCCGCCGCCGTGCAGGTGCTGGCCTACGAACTGCGCATGGCCAGCCTCGGCGGGATCGAAGCCGCCGCCCCGGCTGATCCTGAACACCGTGAACAGCCGGCCAGCCATGCCCAGGTCGAGGGCCTGTTCGGCCAGCTCGGCCAGACCCTGGATGAGATCGACTTCCACAAGGGCCGCGCCCCGGACTCGGCGATGCGCAAGCTGCGCCGCCTGTTCCTGCGCTCGGAACTCAGTGAACAGGAAGTGCGCCTGCTGCGCGGCATCCTTGCCGATGCCCAGCGGATGGCCCGCCTGGCCAACGCCAAGCCCGAATGA